The following DNA comes from Vannielia litorea.
CTGGGCTTTCTCGTCGCGGTCGTGATCCTTGCCGCCTATCTCGGCATCCTCAACGTGATCCTGCTGTTCCTCGGCTTCTCCTTCATCATGGGCGGTGATCCAAACGACCCCGAGGTGATCTTGCGGCAGATCGTCGTGATCTACGCCAACCTCTTCGCGTTGATCCCGCTCATCTACTTTGCCCAGTACCGCGCCCGCCGTTACCTGCTGAGTCGGACCCGCTGGCGCGGCGTCCGGTTCGGCGCCGAAAAGGGGGCCTGGGGTTACACCTGGCGCGGGTGCCTGCTGGCGATCCTCAGCGGCATCACCCTGGGCCTGCTGTCGCCGCTCGCCACCTTCAAGCTGGAGAAATACACTTGGGACCGCACGTGGTACGGCGATGCCAAGTTCACTCAAGGCGGCAAGTGGACAAGCCTCTACCGTGCGATGATCCACGTGGTGATCGCCATTGCGCTCTTCGTCGGCGCAGCCGTGCTGATGGTGATGGACGAGCAGCTTGCGCTTCTTGGCTTCGTGCTGCTCTTCGTTGCCTATGTCTGGCTGATCATCGGCTTCATCTACTACCAGGTCCACGCTTGGCGCATTCTGGCCGCGCACAAGGTGCTGGGTGAGGATATCCGGTTCCGCTCGCTGCCGCGCACCGGCACGATCATTGGTACTTACATCGTCGGCACCATCGCGGTGTCTCTACTGACGGCGCTGGCGCTCATTCCTGTCGGCTTTCTGATCGCGGGCATGGGCTCGCTGATGGGCGGCGGTAACCCCAATGATCTCTTCGGCAGCCCGCAGGGCATCCTCTTCATTGCACTGATCGCCTTCGCCTATATCTTC
Coding sequences within:
- a CDS encoding YjgN family protein; the encoded protein is MSYTDAPIVEDDVLHGAYRGEGGRLFWLALGTGMLTLLTLGIYRFWAKARIRRYLWSATAPGGNPFEYTGTGLEKFLGFLVAVVILAAYLGILNVILLFLGFSFIMGGDPNDPEVILRQIVVIYANLFALIPLIYFAQYRARRYLLSRTRWRGVRFGAEKGAWGYTWRGCLLAILSGITLGLLSPLATFKLEKYTWDRTWYGDAKFTQGGKWTSLYRAMIHVVIAIALFVGAAVLMVMDEQLALLGFVLLFVAYVWLIIGFIYYQVHAWRILAAHKVLGEDIRFRSLPRTGTIIGTYIVGTIAVSLLTALALIPVGFLIAGMGSLMGGGNPNDLFGSPQGILFIALIAFAYIFAIVFAGALSMVFITQPILRHYVEETSVIGASRLDAIRQRVGDEVVDAEGFADALDVGAAF